One genomic window of Campylobacter fetus subsp. fetus includes the following:
- the gmhB gene encoding D-glycero-beta-D-manno-heptose 1,7-bisphosphate 7-phosphatase yields MKKIKAVFLDRDGVINKDLGYVSKIDDFEFCDGIFEALRGFLKLGFALFIVTNQSGIGRGYYTSDDFLNLTKFMLDEFKKEDIYIKKVYYCPHSPEENCDCRKPKPGMILKALSEFDINLKNSIMIGDKNSDMLAANSAGINNCYLIGETSSLKTALDVYKLVFKECI; encoded by the coding sequence ATGAAAAAAATAAAAGCGGTTTTTTTAGATAGAGACGGAGTTATAAACAAAGACTTAGGATATGTTAGCAAAATAGATGATTTTGAGTTTTGTGATGGTATTTTTGAAGCTTTGCGCGGATTTTTGAAGCTCGGTTTTGCGCTATTTATAGTTACAAATCAATCTGGCATAGGAAGAGGATATTACACTAGTGATGATTTTTTAAATTTAACTAAATTTATGCTTGATGAATTTAAAAAAGAGGATATTTATATAAAAAAAGTATATTATTGTCCTCATTCTCCAGAAGAGAACTGCGATTGCAGAAAGCCAAAGCCAGGTATGATTTTAAAGGCTTTGAGCGAATTCGACATAAATTTAAAAAACTCAATTATGATAGGTGATAAAAATAGCGATATGTTAGCCGCAAACTCCGCAGGCATTAATAATTGTTATTTAATCGGTGAAACTAGCAGCCTAAAAACTGCTTTAGACGTGTATAAGTTAGTATTTAAGGAATGTATATGA
- a CDS encoding c-type cytochrome — protein MKKILAILAIGLGTTSIFAADGATIFNKCKACHGQKAEKSYLNKVPVLTTVDAAERLALMKEYKAGTVNDGKGKFGMGGVMKGQMATLSEADMAAVNDYISTLK, from the coding sequence ATGAAAAAAATTTTAGCTATACTAGCAATAGGCTTAGGAACTACCTCTATTTTTGCGGCTGATGGTGCTACTATATTTAACAAATGTAAGGCCTGTCATGGTCAAAAAGCTGAGAAAAGCTATCTAAACAAAGTTCCTGTACTTACCACAGTAGATGCTGCTGAGAGACTCGCTCTTATGAAAGAGTATAAAGCAGGCACCGTAAATGATGGTAAAGGTAAATTTGGAATGGGCGGTGTCATGAAAGGTCAAATGGCTACTTTAAGCGAAGCTGATATGGCTGCGGTAAATGACTACATTTCAACATTAAAATAA
- a CDS encoding S8 family serine peptidase: protein MKRCICIVAASVLQVCAVSDLELINAQSAYDDGITGSGIKVGIIDGAVRSDHPSLSGKLIEQIYSKDKYGAYTPDFTIDTHGSHVAGIMAGKYINASNPYGVAYDASIYAAQITGHNNIGTLTPPNIYDFFVDKDVSVINNSWNANMYPIVSMQGSTYYVKSLSSRDANFFIRQAYGNSKPSENLSRLSRDKNTLVVFAAGNEGIVSPGLFGTLPYYDESFRSWLVVGALDSANISKDSNGKIIISSKGSPEFSNGLKGTQNYSLVAPGTNINNVNSPYMIRPSFGRVDRNLYTKKSGTSMAAPMVSGAAALVAQKFPFLNGKEIADVLLSTANRDYQAPKVVIKETNGLDSDRNSPYFGTKRNYYAIFYIDNPIPRKDDGSIDKDQINIDLMSAGYDRALVAGLSQLNNIKYPTLSSHVLVDGGYAAVWEIKKEDMFGQGILDVKKAMGGLSVLDANRLSHSDIVQNYKQESSAVYYKLDTKGMDAEFSNDISQRKWDSSTHNAGALNLPIGLADLNVGFIKNGNGVLKLTGENSYLGATIVRQGGLNISKRADQSGGFISSNVYVENTASLSGDGVIDRNLYNDGIVRPGNQDLSDLTVNGTYEQSSAGTLQLDFGDKKNSKLIAANYNIQGKLEYIPLPAFYTSGSYVSIDLGGLKAHLNDFSNVAVVGNNAINFIAVLDEDKTSINKPDLPQLDINEQDKDNAADQKPDQNPDPILPEPDKDPNPSNPVHPIEPAPKPSDKEDNISGPTQDEVNKPDQNQDKNPDSNNNLIVTPTIKPDAYNRPNSDIGAALREIRSMANLDKRYKDYFAFLDNADSKNFDKALKTMESIDYMSNTAQIVNGHHQFNQNSMLFALNPTSQGLSLARNFETEPILLASLASDIAIDLGINSYDEKRYIWYMSPSYKKINGDNYSGKSYGLNFTIGAKPSDNSQLTFNTSYLESKLNFEDSNSKSKYVNFGSNYILDLDSVKVLSGASLGFGRNTMQRGLLGSSEILSGSYNNFLASAEFGLAKDLKINSFTITPLSYFSYSYIFQDSFNESGNVFAKSYDKIRHDSTSITAGINLSYDLDKFDVNTKLSGFVIYEYRLSGKDLKNRVKFRDFQNQTFTQRYALNRDLVYLGFSSQFDYTNSFFMRFDLINEIAKDQYNFNILANLGFKF from the coding sequence ATGAAAAGGTGTATATGTATAGTTGCAGCATCTGTGTTGCAAGTTTGTGCCGTAAGCGATCTTGAGCTTATAAATGCACAAAGCGCTTATGATGACGGGATTACTGGTAGCGGTATAAAAGTAGGCATTATAGATGGCGCTGTTAGAAGCGATCACCCTAGCTTATCTGGTAAGTTGATTGAACAAATTTACTCAAAAGATAAGTATGGAGCTTATACGCCTGATTTTACTATCGATACTCACGGTAGTCACGTGGCTGGAATTATGGCAGGAAAGTATATAAATGCTTCAAATCCTTACGGAGTGGCCTATGATGCTAGTATTTATGCTGCGCAGATAACGGGTCATAATAACATAGGTACTCTAACTCCTCCAAATATATATGACTTTTTTGTCGATAAAGATGTTAGCGTTATAAACAACAGCTGGAATGCAAATATGTATCCGATAGTAAGTATGCAAGGAAGTACTTATTACGTGAAATCGCTAAGCTCTAGGGATGCTAATTTTTTTATTCGTCAAGCTTATGGTAATTCAAAACCGTCTGAAAATCTATCAAGATTATCAAGGGATAAAAACACCTTAGTTGTTTTTGCTGCCGGAAATGAGGGGATTGTTTCTCCCGGTCTTTTTGGTACGCTTCCTTATTACGATGAGTCTTTTCGTTCGTGGTTAGTAGTTGGTGCTTTAGATAGTGCTAATATATCAAAAGATAGTAACGGAAAGATTATTATAAGCTCTAAAGGATCTCCGGAATTTAGCAACGGACTAAAAGGAACGCAAAATTACTCTTTGGTTGCACCAGGAACGAATATCAATAACGTAAATTCTCCATATATGATACGACCTTCTTTTGGTAGAGTCGATAGAAATCTTTATACCAAAAAAAGCGGAACTTCAATGGCTGCTCCTATGGTAAGCGGTGCAGCGGCTTTGGTTGCCCAAAAATTTCCATTTCTAAACGGTAAAGAGATAGCCGATGTGTTATTAAGCACGGCAAATAGAGACTACCAAGCCCCAAAAGTCGTCATAAAAGAGACTAACGGTCTTGATAGCGATAGAAATAGTCCGTATTTTGGCACTAAAAGAAATTATTATGCTATATTTTATATAGATAACCCTATACCAAGAAAAGATGACGGAAGTATCGATAAAGATCAAATCAACATTGATTTGATGAGTGCTGGTTATGACAGAGCGTTAGTTGCGGGATTATCGCAACTTAATAATATCAAATATCCTACTTTGTCATCTCATGTATTAGTTGATGGTGGATACGCCGCAGTATGGGAGATAAAAAAAGAAGATATGTTTGGGCAGGGAATTTTGGATGTTAAAAAGGCAATGGGTGGATTATCCGTTCTTGATGCAAATCGTTTAAGTCATAGTGATATCGTTCAAAATTACAAACAAGAATCCAGCGCCGTGTATTATAAATTAGATACTAAAGGAATGGATGCAGAATTTAGCAATGATATCTCGCAAAGAAAATGGGATAGTTCAACTCACAACGCCGGCGCTTTAAATTTACCTATAGGGCTTGCAGATTTAAATGTTGGATTTATTAAAAACGGAAACGGAGTATTGAAATTAACCGGAGAAAATAGCTATTTAGGTGCAACTATCGTTAGACAAGGTGGCTTAAATATCTCTAAAAGAGCCGACCAAAGCGGAGGATTTATATCAAGCAATGTATATGTAGAAAATACAGCTAGTCTTAGCGGCGATGGAGTAATCGATAGGAATTTATATAACGATGGTATAGTAAGACCGGGAAATCAAGATTTAAGCGATTTAACAGTCAATGGAACTTATGAACAAAGTAGTGCTGGCACTTTGCAGCTGGATTTCGGAGACAAGAAAAACTCAAAGCTAATTGCTGCCAATTATAATATACAAGGAAAACTTGAATATATACCTCTACCTGCTTTTTATACTAGCGGTAGTTATGTTAGTATCGATTTAGGCGGATTAAAAGCGCATTTAAACGATTTTTCAAATGTTGCGGTTGTCGGCAATAACGCTATAAATTTCATAGCGGTTTTAGATGAAGATAAAACTTCTATAAATAAACCAGATCTTCCACAACTAGATATAAATGAGCAAGATAAAGATAATGCCGCAGATCAAAAACCAGATCAAAATCCAGATCCGATTTTGCCTGAGCCTGATAAAGATCCAAATCCGAGTAATCCTGTTCATCCTATAGAGCCGGCTCCAAAACCGTCTGATAAAGAAGATAATATTTCTGGTCCGACGCAAGATGAAGTAAATAAACCGGATCAAAATCAAGATAAAAATCCGGATTCAAATAATAATTTAATTGTAACTCCTACCATAAAACCAGATGCTTATAATAGACCAAATAGCGATATCGGTGCTGCTTTAAGAGAAATTCGTTCTATGGCAAATTTAGATAAACGCTATAAGGATTATTTTGCTTTTTTAGATAATGCGGATTCAAAAAACTTTGATAAGGCTTTAAAAACTATGGAGTCTATAGATTATATGAGTAACACGGCTCAAATAGTTAACGGACATCATCAATTTAATCAAAACAGTATGCTTTTTGCGTTAAATCCTACTTCTCAAGGTTTAAGTTTAGCTCGTAATTTTGAAACCGAACCGATTTTGTTAGCCTCTTTAGCCTCGGATATAGCTATTGATCTTGGCATAAATTCATATGATGAAAAGCGCTATATTTGGTATATGAGTCCTAGTTATAAGAAGATTAACGGAGATAATTATAGCGGTAAATCATATGGTCTTAACTTTACTATAGGGGCAAAACCAAGCGATAATTCGCAGTTAACTTTTAATACTAGTTATTTGGAATCTAAGTTAAATTTTGAAGATTCGAATTCTAAGAGCAAATATGTTAATTTCGGCTCAAATTATATTTTGGATTTAGATAGCGTAAAAGTCTTAAGTGGAGCTAGTTTAGGATTTGGGCGCAATACTATGCAAAGAGGATTGTTGGGTAGCAGCGAGATTTTAAGCGGTAGTTATAATAACTTTTTAGCTTCGGCCGAATTTGGTTTGGCAAAAGATTTAAAAATAAACTCATTTACCATAACTCCGCTTTCGTATTTTAGCTATAGTTATATTTTTCAAGACTCTTTTAACGAGAGCGGAAATGTATTTGCGAAATCTTATGACAAAATCAGACATGATAGCACGTCTATTACCGCCGGAATTAATCTATCGTACGATTTGGATAAATTTGATGTTAATACTAAGCTTTCTGGATTTGTTATTTATGAGTATAGATTGAGCGGTAAGGATCTGAAAAATAGAGTTAAATTTAGAGATTTTCAAAATCAAACTTTTACTCAAAGATATGCTTTAAATAGAGATCTTGTATATTTAGGATTTAGTTCGCAGTTTGATTATACTAACTCATTTTTTATGCGTTTTGACCTTATAAACGAGATTGCTAAAGATCAGTATAATTTTAATATTTTAGCAAATTTAGGTTTTAAATTTTAA
- a CDS encoding c-type cytochrome, protein MKNFLLVLACGAFACSAFAADGATIYKKCATCHGLKAEKKYLNKVPVLTEVDAATRLADMKEYKAGTLNAGKGKFGMGGIMKGQMATLSEEDMAAVNDYISTLK, encoded by the coding sequence ATGAAAAATTTTTTACTAGTTTTAGCGTGTGGTGCATTTGCGTGTAGTGCATTTGCAGCTGATGGTGCAACAATATATAAAAAATGTGCAACATGTCATGGTCTAAAAGCTGAAAAAAAATATTTAAATAAAGTTCCGGTATTGACTGAAGTTGATGCAGCTACTAGACTTGCTGATATGAAAGAGTATAAAGCAGGTACTCTAAATGCAGGCAAAGGCAAATTCGGAATGGGCGGCATAATGAAAGGTCAAATGGCTACTTTAAGCGAAGAAGATATGGCGGCGGTAAATGACTATATCTCAACTCTAAAATAA
- the ccoS gene encoding cbb3-type cytochrome oxidase assembly protein CcoS codes for MGMIIAIMLGISTLLGALALFGLLWGIKNRQFDDYAKFLDGTKYDSEDTLNDAYNMEKRRNELIKKKEADGYRPPD; via the coding sequence ATGGGAATGATAATAGCCATTATGCTTGGGATTTCTACTTTGCTTGGAGCGCTTGCTCTTTTTGGATTGCTTTGGGGGATAAAAAATAGACAATTTGATGATTACGCTAAATTTTTAGACGGTACAAAATATGATAGCGAAGATACGTTAAATGATGCTTATAATATGGAAAAAAGACGAAATGAACTGATAAAGAAAAAAGAAGCGGACGGCTATCGTCCGCCTGATTAA
- a CDS encoding heavy metal translocating P-type ATPase yields the protein MGNFVCLHCKGEFDDSGAIKDNDGCEFCCNGCKNVYSFLNSNGLGEFYERLGREKHIKASNQTLSEEPCKSFYKNYVKSDGGFCEIYLIIEGIHCSACIWLNEKVLAHTDGIIEAELNSATNKAHIKWDDNTVKLTEILNKIRAIGYNPIPYDPNKAELRASTKRREFYAKMLVGLFCTMNIMWVAIALYGGYFSGMSQDVKDILHFAEFVLASPVLFYTGSEFYRSAWMSLKNRSASMDLSVAAGASIAYFYSVYAMLFRQGEVYFDSVAMIITFVFIGKFLEIVSKKRSIDNLDSLSSMLVSEIYVKNGNDFELKDVNEVKEGDIVMVRPGERVQIDGEILNGVGSFDYSSLSGESAPILLKTGDNITSGVICVDGSVEYRTSKSFESSVLSKIIALLEKASFKKPRIEELANQISARFSFAILALGFATFLFWYIYFGSIPNAVVVAVSVIIIACPCALSLATPVATLIGLGVGLKKGIVFKEARILESLAKCECVVFDKTGTLSKAKLNLIKATKFTEFDQNLLYSLLNVSTHPVSVALKNSLDGSIYQLSDVKNILARGVKAKFKNISLAGGSSEFMRELGFGEFESESLSYYFAIDGKVAASFELADELRDDAKIVVNDLIKSGYKVVMLTGDKKSVANKVANELGISEFYAETTPIEKSRIIKELNNNMQVVMVGDGINDAVALSSAKVGICLGGGAQISVEKSDVVLLNDSLKSLKDALDISKFTFKTVKQNLGFSLFYNAITIPLAMAGFIIPLFAALSMSFSSIIVVLNSAKIRIKFKG from the coding sequence ATGGGTAATTTTGTCTGTTTGCATTGTAAAGGCGAGTTTGATGATAGCGGAGCGATAAAAGATAATGATGGGTGCGAGTTTTGTTGTAATGGCTGCAAAAACGTATATTCGTTTTTAAACTCAAACGGTCTTGGCGAGTTTTACGAGAGACTTGGTAGAGAAAAACACATAAAAGCTTCAAACCAGACTTTAAGCGAAGAACCGTGCAAAAGTTTTTATAAAAATTATGTTAAAAGCGATGGTGGATTTTGTGAAATTTATCTTATTATAGAGGGAATTCACTGCTCTGCTTGTATCTGGCTAAATGAAAAAGTCTTAGCTCATACCGATGGTATCATAGAAGCAGAGTTAAACTCGGCTACAAATAAAGCTCATATAAAATGGGATGACAATACAGTAAAACTTACTGAAATTCTAAATAAAATAAGAGCCATAGGATATAATCCGATCCCATACGATCCAAATAAAGCAGAGCTAAGAGCTAGCACGAAGCGTAGAGAATTTTACGCAAAAATGCTTGTCGGTCTATTTTGTACGATGAATATAATGTGGGTTGCTATCGCTTTGTACGGTGGATATTTTAGCGGAATGAGTCAAGATGTGAAAGATATTTTGCATTTTGCCGAGTTTGTTTTAGCAAGTCCTGTTTTATTTTATACCGGAAGTGAGTTTTACCGCTCAGCGTGGATGAGTTTGAAAAACAGAAGTGCCTCTATGGATCTAAGTGTCGCAGCAGGCGCATCCATAGCATATTTTTACTCCGTTTATGCTATGCTTTTTAGGCAAGGCGAGGTATATTTTGACTCAGTAGCTATGATAATAACTTTTGTTTTTATAGGGAAATTTTTAGAAATTGTTAGTAAAAAGCGTTCAATTGATAATTTAGATAGTCTAAGCTCTATGCTAGTTTCTGAAATTTATGTAAAAAATGGTAATGATTTCGAGCTAAAAGATGTCAATGAGGTAAAAGAGGGCGATATTGTAATGGTTCGCCCGGGCGAGAGAGTTCAAATAGACGGCGAGATTTTAAACGGAGTTGGGAGTTTTGATTATTCTAGTCTTAGCGGCGAGAGTGCGCCTATACTGTTAAAAACCGGAGACAATATAACAAGCGGCGTCATATGCGTGGATGGAAGTGTCGAGTATAGGACATCTAAAAGTTTTGAAAGCTCGGTGTTAAGCAAGATAATAGCTCTACTTGAAAAAGCTAGTTTCAAAAAACCGCGCATAGAGGAGTTGGCAAATCAAATTTCGGCTAGATTCTCATTTGCGATATTAGCGCTTGGATTTGCTACTTTTTTATTTTGGTATATTTATTTTGGAAGTATTCCAAATGCCGTTGTTGTAGCTGTTAGCGTCATCATAATAGCTTGTCCGTGCGCTCTTAGTCTCGCTACTCCTGTTGCTACTTTGATTGGTTTAGGAGTAGGACTGAAAAAAGGTATCGTTTTTAAAGAAGCTAGAATTCTGGAGAGTTTGGCAAAGTGCGAATGCGTGGTATTTGATAAAACAGGAACGCTTTCAAAGGCAAAGTTAAATTTGATAAAAGCTACTAAATTTACCGAATTTGATCAAAATCTTTTGTATTCGCTTTTAAATGTTTCTACTCATCCTGTTAGCGTTGCTTTAAAAAATAGTTTAGACGGTAGTATTTATCAGCTTAGCGATGTGAAAAATATATTAGCGCGTGGAGTAAAGGCTAAATTTAAAAATATATCTTTAGCCGGAGGGAGCAGTGAGTTTATGCGAGAATTAGGATTTGGGGAGTTTGAGAGTGAAAGTTTGAGTTATTATTTTGCTATAGACGGTAAAGTAGCTGCCTCTTTTGAGCTTGCCGATGAATTAAGAGACGATGCAAAAATCGTGGTAAATGATCTTATAAAATCCGGATATAAAGTAGTGATGTTAACTGGAGATAAAAAAAGCGTAGCTAACAAAGTCGCAAATGAACTTGGCATAAGCGAGTTTTACGCAGAAACGACTCCTATTGAAAAGTCACGTATTATCAAAGAATTGAACAATAATATGCAAGTCGTGATGGTTGGCGACGGTATAAATGATGCTGTAGCTTTAAGTAGTGCTAAAGTAGGGATTTGCCTTGGAGGCGGAGCGCAAATCAGTGTTGAAAAAAGTGATGTCGTACTTCTAAATGATAGCTTAAAAAGCTTGAAAGATGCTCTTGATATTTCTAAATTTACATTTAAAACAGTAAAGCAAAATCTTGGATTTTCCCTGTTTTACAATGCTATTACCATTCCTCTTGCTATGGCCGGTTTTATTATACCTTTGTTTGCGGCTTTATCTATGTCTTTTAGCTCTATCATTGTCGTTTTAAATTCTGCTAAAATAAGAATTAAATTTAAAGGATAA
- a CDS encoding SEL1-like repeat protein, translating into MYENGKGVKQNRSKAKELYGKTVIWERNLAVKITLI; encoded by the coding sequence TTGTATGAAAACGGTAAAGGCGTGAAACAAAATAGATCAAAAGCAAAAGAGCTATACGGTAAGACTGTGATATGGGAGCGCAACTTGGCTGTGAAAATTACGCTGATTTAA
- the rho gene encoding transcription termination factor Rho has translation MENKDNAQSHQSSSGAKKQHTRTHIPVDGYKIEELRQLDLDSLVAIANEVGVENPREFRRQELVFEILKAQTKQGGFILFTGILEIVGDGYGFLRATDANLSDSANDTYVSQSQIKKFALRVGDIITGQVREPREQEKYYALLKIEAINYKSIAEAKERPLFDNLTPLFPNEKIKLEYDPMKLTGRVLDLFTPIGKGQRGLIVAPPRTGKTELMKELAHGITRNHPEMELIVLLIDERPEEVTDMQRSVKGEVFSSTFDLPAINHVRVAELVIEKAKRSVEMGKNVVILLDSITRLARAYNTVTPSSGKVLSGGVDANALHKPKRFFGAARNIENGGSLTIVATALIDTGSRMDDVIFEEFKGTGNSEIVLDRTISDRRIYPAVNILKSGTRKDELLQGPDDLGKIWAIRNIIATMDDIEALKFLYSKMLKTRDNKELLSIMNE, from the coding sequence ATGGAAAATAAAGATAATGCCCAATCCCACCAAAGTTCGTCGGGTGCAAAAAAACAGCACACTCGTACACACATTCCAGTTGATGGATATAAAATCGAAGAATTAAGACAACTTGATCTTGATAGCTTAGTAGCCATAGCAAATGAAGTCGGCGTTGAAAATCCACGAGAATTTAGACGCCAAGAGCTTGTTTTTGAAATTTTAAAGGCTCAAACAAAGCAAGGCGGTTTTATATTATTTACAGGAATTTTAGAAATAGTAGGTGACGGATACGGATTTTTAAGAGCTACTGATGCGAATTTAAGCGATTCGGCAAACGATACATACGTAAGCCAAAGCCAGATTAAAAAATTCGCTCTTAGAGTAGGAGATATCATTACCGGACAAGTAAGAGAACCAAGAGAGCAAGAGAAATATTACGCTTTATTAAAAATAGAAGCGATAAATTACAAATCCATAGCAGAAGCAAAAGAAAGACCACTTTTTGACAATCTAACTCCGCTTTTTCCAAATGAAAAAATAAAACTCGAATATGACCCTATGAAACTAACAGGGCGTGTTTTGGATCTATTTACTCCTATTGGGAAAGGTCAAAGAGGTCTTATAGTAGCTCCTCCGAGAACAGGTAAAACAGAGCTTATGAAAGAGCTTGCTCACGGTATAACAAGAAATCATCCCGAGATGGAACTAATAGTTCTTCTTATAGATGAGCGTCCAGAAGAGGTTACCGATATGCAACGCTCAGTAAAAGGAGAGGTATTTAGCTCTACTTTTGACCTGCCGGCTATAAATCACGTAAGAGTTGCCGAGCTAGTCATAGAAAAGGCAAAACGTTCAGTAGAGATGGGGAAAAACGTGGTTATACTTCTTGATAGCATAACTCGTCTTGCGCGTGCTTATAATACGGTCACTCCTAGTAGCGGAAAAGTACTAAGCGGAGGAGTAGATGCAAACGCGCTGCATAAGCCAAAAAGATTTTTTGGAGCAGCAAGAAATATAGAAAACGGTGGAAGCTTAACCATAGTCGCAACAGCCCTTATAGATACCGGCTCACGTATGGATGATGTGATATTTGAAGAGTTTAAAGGTACCGGAAATAGTGAAATAGTGCTTGATAGAACTATCAGCGATAGAAGAATTTATCCGGCTGTAAATATACTTAAATCCGGAACAAGAAAAGATGAACTTCTTCAAGGACCAGATGATCTTGGTAAAATATGGGCTATAAGAAATATTATCGCGACAATGGATGATATAGAAGCACTTAAATTTTTATATTCAAAAATGTTAAAAACGAGAGATAACAAAGAACTTCTTAGTATAATGAACGAATAG
- a CDS encoding DNA polymerase III subunit gamma/tau: MKALALKYRPKSFDELIGQDIVANSLSHALNSGRIGHAYLFSGLRGSGKTSSARIFAKALLCEQGIGSHPCEICANCVMANEGRHLDIIEMDAASHRKIDDIRELIEHTKYSPSSARFKIFIIDEVHMLTREAFNALLKTLEEPPEYVKFILATTDPLKLPATILSRTQHFRFKPISKHDILKHLEFIMNKEGIKFEPKALEILSRSGSGSLRDTLTLLDQAIIFSHEFVTQKAVADMLGLLDPSKIEEVLSIVASRDRNALLNLLKELSGSDAELIIDELIINLKDKFINQNSEFSILIFERFFRILSEAKSMLGSGSDSEFTLYIALFMMLEAFNLTDINDAINENLAPKPISISNVLTPKPAQIIPQKPAQKSPYEMFVAGIYDRDYELGKCFDECIEFVDFSDNSLILSSNANGQNQEILRKSSKIILEILRKIFGKDAKIQIKKADEPKSVEEKVTSGMQKLLATSVNLEVSKNDVEPTNLEANLQNTQTPAKDPAKISLDNIKNDENSALKSNIKELSRLFGEPEIIKNDY, translated from the coding sequence TTGAAAGCTTTAGCACTAAAATACCGTCCAAAAAGCTTTGATGAGCTAATTGGTCAAGATATAGTAGCAAATAGTCTATCTCACGCTCTAAACTCAGGAAGAATAGGACACGCGTACCTATTTTCCGGACTTAGAGGTAGCGGTAAGACAAGTAGCGCTAGAATCTTTGCTAAGGCTCTGCTTTGCGAACAAGGTATTGGATCTCATCCGTGTGAAATATGTGCAAACTGCGTAATGGCAAATGAGGGGCGACATTTAGATATTATAGAAATGGACGCCGCAAGTCATAGAAAAATCGATGATATAAGAGAGCTTATAGAACATACGAAATACTCTCCTTCAAGTGCTAGATTTAAAATTTTTATCATTGATGAAGTTCATATGCTAACTAGAGAAGCGTTCAATGCTCTGCTAAAAACACTTGAAGAACCGCCTGAATATGTAAAGTTTATATTAGCTACAACAGATCCTTTAAAACTACCTGCTACCATACTATCGCGTACTCAGCATTTCAGATTTAAACCGATATCAAAACATGATATTTTAAAACATCTTGAGTTCATAATGAACAAAGAGGGCATAAAATTTGAGCCAAAAGCACTAGAAATTCTTTCAAGAAGTGGATCCGGAAGCTTGCGAGATACCCTTACTTTGCTTGATCAAGCCATAATATTTTCTCACGAATTCGTGACGCAAAAAGCAGTAGCAGATATGCTCGGTCTGCTTGATCCATCAAAGATAGAAGAAGTTTTATCGATAGTAGCTTCAAGAGATAGAAATGCTCTTTTAAATTTATTAAAAGAGTTAAGCGGGAGTGACGCCGAACTTATAATAGACGAACTTATAATAAATTTAAAAGATAAATTTATAAATCAAAACTCGGAATTTTCGATTCTTATTTTTGAGAGATTTTTCAGAATTTTATCTGAAGCAAAAAGTATGTTAGGATCTGGAAGCGACTCGGAATTTACACTGTATATAGCACTTTTTATGATGCTTGAAGCGTTTAATTTAACAGATATAAATGACGCCATCAATGAAAATTTAGCTCCAAAACCGATATCCATAAGCAACGTTTTGACACCAAAACCAGCCCAAATAATACCTCAAAAACCAGCCCAAAAATCTCCTTATGAGATGTTTGTAGCTGGGATTTATGATAGAGATTATGAGCTTGGAAAGTGCTTTGATGAGTGCATAGAGTTTGTGGATTTTAGTGATAATTCTTTGATTTTAAGTTCAAATGCAAATGGCCAAAATCAAGAGATTTTAAGAAAATCATCTAAAATAATCTTAGAAATTCTTAGAAAAATATTTGGCAAAGACGCCAAAATCCAAATCAAAAAAGCAGATGAGCCAAAAAGCGTCGAAGAAAAAGTAACTAGCGGTATGCAAAAGCTTTTAGCAACGTCTGTAAATTTGGAAGTAAGTAAAAACGATGTAGAACCCACAAATTTAGAAGCAAATTTGCAAAACACACAAACACCAGCAAAAGATCCAGCTAAAATTAGCTTAGATAATATTAAAAACGATGAAAACTCTGCTTTGAAATCAAATATAAAAGAGCTTTCAAGACTTTTTGGCGAACCTGAGATTATAAAAAATGACTACTAA
- a CDS encoding helix-turn-helix domain-containing protein translates to MLNLPEVTTEQENEEFFDLVAKNVKRIRQNLGLSQLETALSIGQASSGFYANMENNAHGKHFNLLHLFKLSKLFDCDICDFFK, encoded by the coding sequence ATGCTAAATTTACCAGAAGTAACAACCGAGCAAGAAAATGAAGAATTTTTTGATTTAGTAGCAAAAAATGTAAAAAGAATAAGACAAAATCTTGGTTTAAGTCAGCTTGAAACTGCTCTTAGTATAGGTCAAGCTTCTAGTGGATTTTATGCCAATATGGAAAACAATGCTCATGGAAAGCACTTTAACTTGCTTCATCTTTTTAAACTTTCTAAACTTTTTGATTGTGATATTTGTGATTTTTTTAAGTAA